From the genome of Sediminibacter sp. Hel_I_10:
TCTAAATTCTTTAAATGTAGGAGAAAGCAGATTGTCTATTAAGGTAAACCGTGTTTGCTGTCCGTCTTCTAGCTTCCAGCCTTTGGTATTTAATTGTTGTGAATAATTTAAAATGGTTTGCGCTTGTTTAAAATGCTCATCACCGCCTTTAAGCGCAAACGTATCTGCATCTAAGCCTAACAACATGTAGATATGAAAAGTAAGCACAGACACGAGATTAGATTCGAATTGATTAGGATTAAAGATTAAATTCTGAAATTCTAAGTATTGAAAATTGAAGTTCTTATCATTAAAATTATAAACTGGTGTAGAATAACTTGAACCATACACAGGCCTTGAGGATTGTACTTGAATGGTGCCTTGAAATGAATCTGAATTGTAGTCATTTATGGTAATCACCATGCTGCACGTAATGCGTTCTTGGGTTTTATAATTACCGTCTGTCCACTCGGTATTGTTTACAAATTCGGTTAATTGGCGCTCCAAGGTTTTAAATACTTGAACATTTTCATTACCCGTATTTTGAGCATTTACCACTACCTCACAATTGAGCTCTTGGGCCGAAGACGCCATACTCAACACTCCTATTAATGATAAAATTATGTTACGCATCTATTGTCTTTATAATAAATTGGATGAGATCATTAGCCACCTCTGATTTCGATTTTAAAGGAAACTCCTTGGCCTCATGATCACCTGTTATAAAAGTAACTTTATTTGTTGAACTACCAAAACCTGCACCTTTATCGTTTAAAGAATTTAGCACAATCATGTTCAGGTTTTTAGACTTCAATTTTGAAATGGCATTGGCCATCTCATTATTGGTTTCAAGGGCAAAACCCACCAAAAACTGTTTGGTCTTGATCTCTCCAAGAGATTTTAGAATATCCTGAGTTTTTTCTAGCTCTAAAGTTAACGTTGTATCCTTCTTTTTTATTTTTTGAGTGGCTACATTTTTTGGACGATAGTCTGCTACGGCTGCTGATAAAATAGCGACATCTGCCGTTTCAAAATGTAAATGAACTTCATCATACATCTCTTTTGCGCTGGTGACTTTCTTAAGCTGAATCAAATGACTATCTACATTTTCGTGCGAAGGTCCAGATACTAATATCACCTCAGCTCCCATCTTAGCCGCCGATTTTGCGATCTCAAATCCCATTTTCCCACTTGAGTGATTTCCAATAAACCGAACTGGGTCAATAGACTCATAAGTTGGTCCTGCGGTAATGAGTATCTTTTTACCACGTAACGGTAATTTTCCTAAAATATCATCTTCTATAAATTGAACGATGTCTTCAGGCTCTGCCATTCGACCTTCGCCAACAAGACCACTTGCCAATTCTCCGCTAGTTGCTGGAATCATAATATTTCCGAAGCCTTGAAGTGATTTTAAGGATGTTAATGTAGACTGGTGTTTGTACATATCCAAGTCCATCGCAGGCGCAAAGTAAACAGGACATTTAGCAGATAGATACGTAGCTAACAAAAGGTTATCACAAGCACCATTAGCCATTTTAGACAAGGTATTAGCCGTGGCAGGGGCAATAATAAATAGATCTGCCCACAGTCCAAGCTCAACATGATTATTCCAAACCGCATTGTCATCCTCTTCATTCACAAAAGAGGAAAACACGGGGTTTTTAGATAAAGTAGAAAGTGTTAAGGGGGTAATAAAATCTTTAGAAGCAGGTGTCATCACGATTTTCACGGTGGCACCTGCTTTTATAAAAAGCCGTGTAAGGCTCGCAGTTTTATAAGCGGCGATACCGGCAGTAATGCCCAAGAGTATGTTTTTCCCGCTTAATATAGACATAGGTATCTTATTCCTGGATATCGTCGTCTGTATTTCTGTAGTAGATTTTATCATCTAACCACTCTTGTACAGCCAATGCGTGAGGTTTTGGTAATTTTTCGTAAAATTTAGATACCTCAATTTGCTCTTTGTTTTCAAAAATCTCCTCAAGACTATCGTTATAAGTTGCAAATTCTTCAAGCTTGTCAACTAACTCACGTCTAATATCTGTGTTGATTTGTTCTGCGCGTTTTGAAATCACAGAAATAGCTTCATAGATATTATCGGTTGGGGCGTCGATAATGTTTCTGTCATAAGTTACAGAACTAACTGGAGCCGTGGTTTTTTTTAAATCTGTCATTGGTATCGTATATTAGCTTTTTGTATCAAATTGTTGTAACGCGCTGGTCATTTCAGCATTCATTCTATCTGCCTCAGGCATAAATTGAGAGCTTGGATAAAATTTCTTAAAGGAATCATAGTATCCCTTTGCAATATTTAATCGCTCCTCTTTTCTTCGATCTACACTATTGATGCCCAATCTGTAAGCCGAATCTAATCGGTAAAACATAGCATCTTCCCTAAAACTAGTTCCAGGGTATTCTATTAAAAAATTATCAAACGCCTTAATAGCCGCTTCATAATCTGAGGATTCAAAATAGGCAATCTTGTTATACTGTTTTGCAATTTCAAATGCCTTTTTCTCTAATTTATAATCCAACTCCTTAATAAGGATATTAGCTTCTGCCAAATACTGAGAGTTTGGATATTTATTGACAAACAATTGTAACTTCTCAAGAGCCTCAATGGTTTCTTTTTGTTCTTTAGAATATACTGGAGAGAGCTGATAATAACTCTTTGCAGATAAAAACGATGCTTCTTCTACCTTTTCACTCTGTGGATATGAGCGCTCAAAATTCTCAAATTGATATCCAGAAATATAATAATCTTTCATTTGATAAAATGCATTGGCATGCATAAACATCAACTTTTCGGCCTGTGGCTTACCCCGGAATTTAGGCACAATCTGCTCAAACAATCGGTTGGCTTTATTATACTTACCAGCATCATAAAGTTCTGTACCGAACTTAAACTTGGTGGCTACATCCTCAGACTTCAATGCTTTTTGGTATTCACTACAAGAGGACAATACCAAAACAGCCGTCATTACATAAAAAAAATTCTTCATATTAAAAAACAGGTTGCAAAAGTACGTATTAATAACGTATTAAAAAAACAAAAGTTAGGGACGAAAATAAGGGTTGTGATTAGCCTAAAATCCTATTTAAGTTATATTTAACGCTAAAATTAAGAATCTAATTTTTGAAGTGCTGTTTTGATTTTTTCCTGAAGTTCAGCGCTAGCCTCAACCAATGGCAATCTCACAGTTGGTTTCGCTAAACCTAATGCCGTTAAAACTGCCTTGATCCCCGCAGGATTGTTTTCAGAAAAAATTAAGGAGGTCATATCCATAAGATCAAAATGGATGTTGTAAGCTTCTTTCGCTTTTCCTTCAAGACCCAATCGAATCATTTTTGAGAACTGCTTTGGTAAAGCCTGACCGATAACAGAGATCACACCAGCGCCTCCGGCTAAAACAATCCCCAAAACCAGATCATCATCTCCTGATATAATTAGAAAATCTTGAGGTTTATCTCTAAGTAATTTTAAATATTGAGCAACATTATTTCCTGCTTCTTTTACGGCAATGATGTTTTTAAAATCGTTTGCTAATCTTATAGTGGTTTCTGGCGTCATGTTTGAAGCCGTTCTCCCTGGTACATTGTATAAGATAATATCTACAGGACAAACTGCAGAAATTGCCTTGAAATGTTGATAAATACCTTCTTGTGTGGGTTTACTATAATAAGGTGAGACTGATAGAATAGCATCGATCTCAGACAAATCGGTACTATTGATCTCCTCGATGACTGCAGCTGTATTATTACCTCCAATTCCCAATACCAAAGGGACACGCTTATCTGTAGCCTTTACAATTGTTTTAGTGATTTCTATTTTTTCTTGCTTTGTAATGGTTACGCTTTCGCCTGTGGTCCCACTGATCACAATATAATTGGTACCGTTTTTAATATTGAAATCCACCAAATTGGCTAACGCCTCATGGTCAACTGTTTGATCGTCTTTAAATGGTGTAATAATAGCAATACCGGTGCCGTTGAACTTAGTCATTATAATTTGTTTAGTACGTTTAAATATTTAGTCAACTCGCTCGTAAAAAGCTTGAATTGATTGGTTTCAACATCAATGGTTAAATCAAAAAACCGTAAATCCCTAGGTGAAATTCCCACTTTAAATTCGGCCTTAGATTGGGCTGCAATAACATCTAACTCCAAATGTGGCTCCCTATAAAAACATAACAGCATATCATAATTGGTATCTACAAACAGCTGCAGTTCTGGATGGTTTATTTTCCCGTTCCACCCAATATGTTTTGGGCTGTAGTAGGCTCCCCACAATTCACGTGATGCTTTTTCATCGGCCACAAAGGCTACAATACGTGTTCTAGCTTGCTGAATATCAAGACTTTTAAAAAAAGTATGAATGGCTTCTACATCATAATATTCATCTGTATTGAGAAGCACACCAACTGTTTGAATATCACCTTGTTTTACTGAGCCAGAGCGCTCGCTTAACAATTTGTTGATATACTTTTGATTCGATTTTTCCTTAAATCGCTTAAAAAACATTTACCTTTGACGTTTGCACAAATGTAGTAAAAACTCATTTCAAGACACGCTCTAAGATTCACAATAAAACATGAATAAATACTTGATCCTTGGCTTGGGCATGCTCACCTTAATGGCGTGCCAACAAAAATCTTACCTCAATAGAATTGAAGGCAAGCAAATCAATATCTCTGATACGATTGCCATTGATCAAAATATTGATGATTTTATTAAACCGTATAGGGAAAATGTCAAAAAAAATCTTGACAGTGTTTTAGCTTATGCTGTAGACACCTATTCAAAATCTGATGGGGATTATAATACCGCTATAGGTAACATGATGGCAGATGCTGTTTATGAAGAATCCAACCCCGTTTTTAATAGTAGAACAGGAAAAAATATAGACATCGTGCTTTTAAATCACGGTGGAATCCGCTCCATTATTTCTCAAGGAAATATAACGGCAAGAACTGCTTATGAAGTCATGCCCTTTGATAATGAGGTCGTGGTGGTACAACTGAAAGGTCCGCAAGTAAAAGAACTCATTGATTATTTATCAAAATCGAAGCGAGCACACCCAATCTCGGGGCTTCAAATCACATTAGATGCTGATGACCATGTAAAATCTTCAAGTATCAATGGTGCTCCACTTGATTTAGAGAAAACCTATTTTGTGGCGACCAATGATTATTTATACAATGGTGGCGACCATATGGACTTTTTTAAAACCAATGACAGTCTTTATGTTTTAGATTATAAAATAAGGAATGTTCTTATCGATTATTTTACAAAGATAGACACGCTTAAACCGAAGATAGACAACCGTTTTATTCAGCTTAACTAATTATGAAGAGAAGAGCATTTATTCAAAGAACCTCTGCAGCTTCTGCATTAATTGCATTGGGCGGTGCAGGACTCACATCTTTTGCGTCATCAACAAAAAAGATAACCATACTCCATACCAACGACGTGCACAGCCATATTGATCCTTTTGGTCCAGATGACGGTAGAAATCCAAACCAAGGAGGAGTTGCCAGACGCGCTACATTGTTAGATGCCATTAGAAAAGATAATCCACATACACTTTTATTAGATGCTGGGGATATTTTTCAAGGCACCCCTTATTTTAATTATTATGGTGGTGAGCTGGAATTTAAGCTTATGAGTATGCTTAAATATGATCTCGCAACTATTGGAAATCATGATTTTGATAACAGTATTGACGGACTTTACGCTCAACTCCCTCACGCCAAATTTGATTTTGTCTCTGCCAATTACGATTTCTCAAATACAGTGATGGATACCCATGTTGAACCTTATCGTACATTTACCAAAGACGGGATTAAGATTGGTGTTTTTGGATTAGGAATTGAGCTTGATGGCTTAGTGGATAAGCGCATGTATAAGGAAACTAAATATTTAGATCCTTTAGAAACCACTCAAGAGATGTCCCGCATCCTTAAGGAAGATGAAAAATGTGATCTTATCATATGCTTATCACATTTAGGCTACGAATACAGCCGTGCTGAAAAACCGAGTGATCTAAAAATTGCTGAAAACAGCACCAATATTGATCTTATAATTGGTGGGCATACACATACATTTCTTAAGAAACCTACCGTTGTAAAAAATAAAGACGGAAAAAACGTGTTGGTAAATCAAGTAGGTTGCTACGGAATTAATTTAGGCAAGATCGATTTCTACTTTGACGCTAATAAAAACAAATCTGCAGAAGGCGTATCTATTACCGTATAATTACTTAGAGGTTATTGGCGTCCAAAATGCTTGTGAAATACTAATACCTTTTTGTCCATTGAATTTAAACAGTCTACATCTAAATAGTGATGTTTTTTTCATCTGAAGGCTCGCTTAACTGCATTGAAACAATGCAATAGCATCATCTCAGTCGCTTTTAATGACACTAAATTAGCGATCGTAAGTATATTGTATTGGAATTTGATGTTTTAAACGTGACTGCATGTACAAGAATAAAAATGCCAAGACAAAAAACACGGAACACATCACGTTTACAATATTAAAAGGAGCCACATAAAAATAGGCCAATTGTAATACTTCTGAAAACACAATAAAAATAGAGCCAATAAGAATGTGAATGGCTTTTTGATCGTCCCTATACATATAATTGATTAGAGCCAAACACATTAAGAATACGATAATAGCGTTATACGCCATTTCTAAAGCATATTCACTTCCGCTCAACAAGTCTGCACCCTTTACGGTAACTGAAACATAATGCACACAGAATATACCGAGAACAATTAAAAGAAAAATTTGTAATGGAAATTTTTTGAATACCGCCTTTACATTAAGAGTCGAAAAGATTCGAAGAATTAGTAGGCTATAAGCAAAAATATAAAGGATATTAATAAAAAAATAAAACACTTTATACTGCGCATCACTTAAGGACGTTCCCTCATTGAAGGATATAAAATTAAAAATATCCGCTATTGTAAAAACCACCAAAAAGGAAGAAAACAAAATACTTTTTTGTCTATTACCTATCAAATATAATGTGGTGAGCAAAACCATAGCCAAAGCCCTTATACCTGCAGCCCACTTTTCGTGATCTGCAGTTTGAAAAGCTAAAAACATAACGCTCATCCCAATGAGGCTAGCTCCTAAAAT
Proteins encoded in this window:
- a CDS encoding DUF4835 family protein; protein product: MRNIILSLIGVLSMASSAQELNCEVVVNAQNTGNENVQVFKTLERQLTEFVNNTEWTDGNYKTQERITCSMVITINDYNSDSFQGTIQVQSSRPVYGSSYSTPVYNFNDKNFNFQYLEFQNLIFNPNQFESNLVSVLTFHIYMLLGLDADTFALKGGDEHFKQAQTILNYSQQLNTKGWKLEDGQQTRFTLIDNLLSPTFKEFRNVMYDYHRNGLDVMSEDPKTGKEQIASGIQNLKTMNSRRPNSFLLRVFFDAKADEIQQIFSGGPTVNVAELKEVLTKIAPTRSSQWRSISF
- the coaBC gene encoding bifunctional phosphopantothenoylcysteine decarboxylase/phosphopantothenate--cysteine ligase CoaBC; the protein is MSILSGKNILLGITAGIAAYKTASLTRLFIKAGATVKIVMTPASKDFITPLTLSTLSKNPVFSSFVNEEDDNAVWNNHVELGLWADLFIIAPATANTLSKMANGACDNLLLATYLSAKCPVYFAPAMDLDMYKHQSTLTSLKSLQGFGNIMIPATSGELASGLVGEGRMAEPEDIVQFIEDDILGKLPLRGKKILITAGPTYESIDPVRFIGNHSSGKMGFEIAKSAAKMGAEVILVSGPSHENVDSHLIQLKKVTSAKEMYDEVHLHFETADVAILSAAVADYRPKNVATQKIKKKDTTLTLELEKTQDILKSLGEIKTKQFLVGFALETNNEMANAISKLKSKNLNMIVLNSLNDKGAGFGSSTNKVTFITGDHEAKEFPLKSKSEVANDLIQFIIKTIDA
- a CDS encoding DNA-directed RNA polymerase subunit omega; the protein is MTDLKKTTAPVSSVTYDRNIIDAPTDNIYEAISVISKRAEQINTDIRRELVDKLEEFATYNDSLEEIFENKEQIEVSKFYEKLPKPHALAVQEWLDDKIYYRNTDDDIQE
- a CDS encoding outer membrane protein assembly factor BamD, which produces MKNFFYVMTAVLVLSSCSEYQKALKSEDVATKFKFGTELYDAGKYNKANRLFEQIVPKFRGKPQAEKLMFMHANAFYQMKDYYISGYQFENFERSYPQSEKVEEASFLSAKSYYQLSPVYSKEQKETIEALEKLQLFVNKYPNSQYLAEANILIKELDYKLEKKAFEIAKQYNKIAYFESSDYEAAIKAFDNFLIEYPGTSFREDAMFYRLDSAYRLGINSVDRRKEERLNIAKGYYDSFKKFYPSSQFMPEADRMNAEMTSALQQFDTKS
- the dapA gene encoding 4-hydroxy-tetrahydrodipicolinate synthase, which produces MTKFNGTGIAIITPFKDDQTVDHEALANLVDFNIKNGTNYIVISGTTGESVTITKQEKIEITKTIVKATDKRVPLVLGIGGNNTAAVIEEINSTDLSEIDAILSVSPYYSKPTQEGIYQHFKAISAVCPVDIILYNVPGRTASNMTPETTIRLANDFKNIIAVKEAGNNVAQYLKLLRDKPQDFLIISGDDDLVLGIVLAGGAGVISVIGQALPKQFSKMIRLGLEGKAKEAYNIHFDLMDMTSLIFSENNPAGIKAVLTALGLAKPTVRLPLVEASAELQEKIKTALQKLDS
- a CDS encoding 5'-nucleotidase C-terminal domain-containing protein; this encodes MNKYLILGLGMLTLMACQQKSYLNRIEGKQINISDTIAIDQNIDDFIKPYRENVKKNLDSVLAYAVDTYSKSDGDYNTAIGNMMADAVYEESNPVFNSRTGKNIDIVLLNHGGIRSIISQGNITARTAYEVMPFDNEVVVVQLKGPQVKELIDYLSKSKRAHPISGLQITLDADDHVKSSSINGAPLDLEKTYFVATNDYLYNGGDHMDFFKTNDSLYVLDYKIRNVLIDYFTKIDTLKPKIDNRFIQLN
- a CDS encoding bifunctional UDP-sugar hydrolase/5'-nucleotidase, giving the protein MKRRAFIQRTSAASALIALGGAGLTSFASSTKKITILHTNDVHSHIDPFGPDDGRNPNQGGVARRATLLDAIRKDNPHTLLLDAGDIFQGTPYFNYYGGELEFKLMSMLKYDLATIGNHDFDNSIDGLYAQLPHAKFDFVSANYDFSNTVMDTHVEPYRTFTKDGIKIGVFGLGIELDGLVDKRMYKETKYLDPLETTQEMSRILKEDEKCDLIICLSHLGYEYSRAEKPSDLKIAENSTNIDLIIGGHTHTFLKKPTVVKNKDGKNVLVNQVGCYGINLGKIDFYFDANKNKSAEGVSITV